In one window of Porites lutea chromosome 8, jaPorLute2.1, whole genome shotgun sequence DNA:
- the LOC140945635 gene encoding uncharacterized protein isoform X1 — translation MGSLQSRVCIPGAALVVLFSVTAVLLNGLLLILQWKDPTKSLRSTAMLYFVFLSAFHVLYGACAGTAAAESYITCALGGSDSPHLERNFSRICLTFFIRAENFLILAFAVERLASIAFPVLNRRESDKTKNTLLCLVCISLFSLSFSVFDIFEGKFWVRRLDVHLNSIIPLIVSVVLTFILWRSLRKLRLPLTDKEDNNGISSERTEENLALARSLKEQMPLARAFIFIASLYSISVITYFVISLIEVYCSECWRREWFFAALRFSIAMHFMHLSVSPLVCFVFLPNLRARFRIMFCGKRGEEQIEMENLHHNNKKLGTVPVIYL, via the coding sequence ATGGGAAGTCTTCAGTCAAGAGTCTGTATTCCTGGAGCAGCATTGGTGGTACTATTTTCCGTAACAGCCGTGTTGCTCAACGGTCTTCTCTTGATTCTGCAGTGGAAAGATCCAACGAAATCTCTGCGATCGACAGCAATGCTGTACTTCGTTTTTTTGTCTGCGTTCCATGTCCTATATGGCGCCTGCGCTGGAACAGCGGCTGCAGAGAGCTACATAACATGCGCACTGGGTGGAAGTGACTCACCCCACTTGGAAAGAAACTTTTCCAGAATATGTCTAACGTTTTTTATTCGTGCAGAAAACTTTCTCATCCTCGCTTTTGCTGTTGAACGCCTAGCAAGCATTGCCTTTCCAGTTCTCAATCGGCGAGAAAGTGATAAAACCAAAAATACTTTGTTGTGCTTGGTGTGCATCTCACTCTTCTCGTTGTCTTTTTCTGTCTTTGatatttttgaaggaaaattctGGGTACGCCGTTTGGACGTGCATTTAAACAGTATCATTCCTCTTATAGTAAGTGTAGTTTTAACCTTCATTCTGTGGAGATCACTTCGAAAACTGCGCCTGCCATTAACAGACAAAGAAGACAACAATGGCATTTCCTCTGAGAGAACGGAAGAAAACTTAGCCTTAGCAAGAAGTCTAAAGGAACAAATGCCTCTAGCTAGGGCATTTATTTTTATAGCATCGCTGTACTCCATTTCTGTGATTACCTACTTCGTTATTTCATTGATTGAAGTGTATTGTTCGGAGTGTTGGAGAAGGGAATGGTTTTTTGCGGCACTAAGATTTTCAATCGCGATGCACTTTATGCATTTGTCAGTCAGCCCactggtttgttttgtttttctaccgAACCTTCGAGCAAGATTCAGAATCATGTTTTGCGGCAAACGAGGAGAAGAACAGATCGAAATGGAAAATCTCCATCACAATAATAAGAAGCTTGGAACTGTTCCTGTTATATACCTCTAA